In a genomic window of Methanobacterium sp.:
- a CDS encoding DUF530 domain-containing protein has product MNESVLIARAERFLETIKRQRVEVNKIKDFESFIVVYHYLKDNLNELYDLRDTMEIKGYKAPYSSLIRTSRSVGGELKADEIHDVSRQTQFFRMKAAAKKNILDRVKSSIASHKIAIGHLEEFATIKCNVCKKLYKRHEIEFVESKECGCGARDLILQKNDQSVYRLDIIRYLPLSGEYMLRMSDLSPLGRDAFRNIVRILKHEKRGIVKTLSLVVKVFEDGRWIRKRVTMDAEEDLNYEREIRKEYGSNARIEFLQFHRKKPAIINDRHVQTALSIAYVKSAGEIADRIIDEVLESVLKNKDKLKIYDEALKTANEAADSITDVMEDKDEIKEEKLNELLKENNLMGTDGNIDKELEEDIQLRKDMQKKLFIEMPRIMILWDIAKYYLTTSYDRRNKYSGPFPNLRPNLDSNQLKAFKDFDMQTTLILKEYTDEKIEYIENIKEVIAKKFEIENKIKGLHVKLNPPALGAVILNTAGKLSINTAADTFSVNPSLVEKEKEKIETFGKPSSVKAKKFLEMIKK; this is encoded by the coding sequence ATGAATGAATCAGTTTTAATTGCACGGGCTGAAAGATTTCTTGAAACAATAAAGCGTCAGAGAGTTGAAGTAAATAAAATTAAAGACTTTGAAAGCTTTATTGTAGTTTATCATTATCTAAAAGATAATTTAAATGAATTATATGATTTAAGGGACACAATGGAAATAAAAGGCTATAAAGCTCCCTACAGTTCCCTTATCAGAACTTCTCGTTCTGTTGGTGGAGAATTAAAGGCTGATGAAATTCATGATGTTTCCAGACAGACCCAGTTTTTCAGAATGAAGGCTGCAGCCAAAAAAAATATATTGGATAGAGTAAAATCGTCTATAGCATCCCATAAAATTGCAATTGGACATCTTGAAGAATTTGCAACAATTAAATGTAATGTTTGTAAAAAACTTTATAAGAGACATGAAATCGAATTTGTTGAAAGTAAAGAGTGCGGTTGTGGAGCCAGGGACTTAATATTACAGAAAAATGATCAGAGTGTATATAGATTAGACATAATAAGATATTTGCCATTATCTGGTGAATATATGCTTAGAATGTCAGATTTATCTCCTCTAGGAAGAGATGCCTTCCGAAATATTGTTAGAATTCTAAAACATGAAAAAAGAGGAATTGTAAAAACACTATCTCTTGTTGTGAAAGTTTTTGAAGACGGTAGATGGATTAGAAAGAGAGTAACGATGGATGCAGAGGAGGATTTGAATTATGAGAGAGAAATAAGGAAAGAATATGGTTCAAATGCACGTATCGAATTTTTGCAGTTCCATCGTAAAAAACCAGCCATAATTAATGATAGACATGTGCAAACAGCCCTTTCAATTGCTTATGTTAAATCTGCAGGGGAAATTGCAGATAGAATCATTGACGAAGTTCTGGAAAGCGTCTTAAAAAATAAGGATAAACTCAAAATATATGATGAAGCTTTAAAAACAGCAAATGAAGCTGCTGATTCAATAACAGATGTTATGGAAGATAAGGATGAAATAAAGGAAGAAAAACTGAATGAATTATTAAAAGAGAATAATCTCATGGGAACAGATGGTAATATAGATAAAGAACTTGAAGAAGATATCCAGCTAAGAAAGGATATGCAGAAAAAGCTTTTCATTGAAATGCCCAGGATAATGATCTTATGGGACATTGCAAAATATTATTTAACCACATCCTATGATCGGAGAAATAAATATTCAGGACCTTTTCCAAATCTACGACCTAACCTCGACTCGAACCAATTAAAGGCTTTTAAGGATTTTGATATGCAAACTACTTTGATTTTAAAGGAATACACAGATGAAAAAATAGAATATATCGAAAATATTAAGGAAGTTATTGCTAAGAAGTTTGAAATTGAAAATAAGATAAAAGGTCTTCACGTTAAACTAAATCCGCCTGCTCTTGGAGCGGTTATCTTAAATACTGCTGGGAAATTATCTATCAATACTGCAGCAGATACTTTCTCTGTTAATCCCTCTCTGGTAGAAAAGGAAAAAGAAAAAATAGAAACCTTTGGTAAGCCATCATCTGTAAAAGCCAAAAAGTTTTTAGAAATGATAAAAAAGTAG
- a CDS encoding helix-turn-helix domain-containing protein encodes MDDEIYVNKPLSSQVIMELLDKYPQLRKIKCPSSLYLRTSKKYLDALSELGIEVEPVIKRGRPKKYGETEGKIIQKMLNEGKSPKEIAEKLEIPLKTVYYLKDTKLKRGRKPKYSKETEDEVKKLHKNGLSVKDISEKLKIPLRTVYCLLKR; translated from the coding sequence TTGGATGATGAAATCTATGTAAATAAACCACTGTCCTCACAGGTAATTATGGAACTTTTAGATAAGTATCCTCAACTTAGAAAAATAAAATGTCCAAGTAGCCTGTATCTCAGGACTTCAAAGAAATATCTGGATGCCCTTTCAGAGCTTGGAATTGAGGTTGAACCAGTTATTAAAAGGGGCAGGCCCAAAAAATACGGCGAAACAGAAGGAAAAATTATACAGAAAATGTTAAATGAAGGTAAAAGCCCCAAAGAAATTGCAGAAAAACTGGAGATACCTTTAAAGACAGTTTATTATCTTAAAGATACTAAATTGAAAAGGGGAAGAAAGCCCAAATATTCTAAAGAAACAGAAGATGAAGTAAAAAAATTACATAAAAATGGACTTTCAGTAAAAGATATATCTGAGAAGCTTAAAATTCCTCTTAGAACTGTTTATTGTCTTCTAAAACGGTAA
- a CDS encoding multidrug transporter produces the protein MDLNMYLGEYQALLLISGICGLIAFLTTYLTMPKLINKLHEADIVGKDIHKEKKPIVAEMGGIGILFGFIIGIFIGIIIYPQLQFQLLVTLIVILLVGIVGMVDDLVMLSSKEKLILLWLAGLPVIWIAPPNVGIIYMLSMPVAVSIASNLTNMLAGLNGIESGLGAIAMISLTASCIIMGKYNVAIITMAMLGALLAFLIYNRHPSRVFPGDVGTLIIGACIVLVAFIGRVKIIAFIVLIPNIIDSILKFYSAGVVERQNHAPTEIGDDGKLIAPEGGFNSLIRFVLRRPMSEKNVVLIVWLFGILFGTIGVVLAYTLNTRIV, from the coding sequence ATGGATCTAAATATGTATCTAGGAGAATATCAGGCACTATTACTGATTTCAGGTATTTGCGGTTTAATTGCGTTTTTAACTACTTACCTAACCATGCCCAAACTCATAAACAAATTGCATGAAGCAGATATTGTTGGTAAGGATATTCATAAGGAAAAGAAGCCGATAGTTGCTGAGATGGGCGGTATCGGTATTTTATTTGGTTTTATAATTGGAATTTTTATTGGAATAATCATTTATCCACAGTTACAGTTCCAGTTATTAGTGACACTTATTGTAATTCTCTTAGTGGGCATTGTAGGAATGGTTGATGACCTGGTAATGCTTTCTTCTAAGGAAAAATTGATTTTACTATGGCTTGCAGGTCTGCCGGTGATATGGATAGCCCCTCCAAATGTGGGCATTATTTATATGCTTTCAATGCCTGTAGCTGTATCAATAGCATCTAATTTAACAAATATGCTTGCAGGGCTTAATGGAATTGAATCAGGTCTTGGAGCAATAGCCATGATCTCTTTAACTGCTTCCTGTATTATAATGGGTAAATATAATGTTGCCATTATAACAATGGCAATGTTAGGCGCTCTTCTAGCTTTTCTAATTTATAACAGACATCCATCACGCGTATTCCCTGGTGATGTTGGAACTTTAATAATTGGAGCGTGTATTGTGCTTGTTGCATTTATAGGTCGTGTGAAAATAATCGCCTTCATTGTGCTTATTCCCAATATTATTGACAGTATTTTGAAGTTTTACAGTGCAGGGGTTGTAGAAAGGCAGAATCATGCCCCTACTGAAATAGGGGATGATGGGAAACTGATCGCGCCTGAAGGAGGATTTAATTCTCTTATAAGATTTGTTTTGAGAAGACCTATGTCTGAAAAAAATGTTGTATTAATTGTATGGCTCTTTGGAATTTTATTTGGAACTATTGGAGTTGTTTTAGCTTATACACTCAACACAAGGATTGTATAA